A single window of Bacillus carboniphilus DNA harbors:
- the ytrI gene encoding sporulation membrane protein YtrI → MRVPELYRKNRTFQILVIGMVFGSIISWCVFLFMFGSLNDKQLLRIEELQEQVSSLKKDNETLLKNIKEINQENEKKLTVQLIDISLQNTEKYNLSAFDELKIKQEIRDETREILNRKIEDISSNVEFIIKAIEHKPYYIGDATYSVKVDRFSLTTTLKLTLSIESVDRRS, encoded by the coding sequence ATGAGAGTGCCAGAGCTTTATAGAAAAAATAGGACTTTTCAAATATTAGTCATTGGTATGGTATTTGGCAGTATTATTAGTTGGTGTGTTTTTTTGTTTATGTTCGGTTCATTGAATGATAAACAACTATTGAGGATTGAAGAATTGCAGGAACAAGTTAGCTCATTAAAGAAAGACAATGAAACGTTGCTTAAAAACATCAAGGAGATAAACCAAGAGAACGAAAAAAAACTAACTGTCCAACTTATCGACATCTCACTTCAGAATACTGAGAAGTATAACCTTAGTGCATTTGATGAATTAAAAATAAAACAAGAAATACGGGATGAAACCCGTGAAATACTGAATAGAAAGATTGAAGATATATCGTCAAATGTTGAGTTTATCATTAAAGCAATTGAGCATAAACCATATTATATTGGTGATGCCACATACTCTGTAAAAGTTGACAGGTTTTCTTTAACAACTACATTAAAACTTACCTTATCGATTGAAAGTGTTGACCGAAGAAGTTAA